One segment of Brassica napus cultivar Da-Ae chromosome C3, Da-Ae, whole genome shotgun sequence DNA contains the following:
- the LOC106348096 gene encoding ultraviolet-B receptor UVR8 isoform X2, producing MAEEEMVAGDVTGPPRKVLIISAGASHSVALLTGDIVCSWGRGEDGQLGHGDAEDRPSPTQLSALDDHQIVSVTCGADHTVAYSESRKEVYSWGWGDFGRLGHGNSSDLFTPLPIKALHGIRIKQIACGDSHCLAVTMDGEVQSWGRNQNGQLGLGDTEDSLVPQKIRVFEGLRIKMVAAGAEHTAAVTEDGDLYGWGWGRYGNLGLGDRNDRLVPERVTSASGEKMSMVACGWRHTIAVSYSGALYTYGWSKYGQLGHGDLEDHLVPHKLEALSNSVISQISGGWRHTMALTSDGKLYGWGWNKFGQVGVGDNLDQCSPLQVWFPDDQKVVQVSCGWRHTLAVTEKNNVFAWGRGTNGQLGIGESIDRNYPQIIEALSVDGESGQHIESSNFDPSSGKSWVSPAERYAVVPDEKTGQTDGSSKGNGSDMSVPTN from the exons ATGGCGGAGGAGGAGATGGTGGCTGGTGATGTTACAGGTCCGCCTCGTAAGGTTCTCATCATATCTGCTGGGGCTAGCCACTCCGTAGCTCTTCTCA CTGGGGACATTGTTTGCTCATGGGGCAGAGGAGAGGATGGACAGTTAGGTCATGGAGATGCAGAGGATAGACCTTCTCCAACTCAACTAAGCGCCTTGGATGACCACCAAATCGTTTCAGTTACCTGTGGTGCTGACCACACGGTTGCTTATTCTGAATCACGCAAGGAGGTCTACAGTTGGGGATG GGGTGACTTTGGGAGATTAGGACATGGGAACTCTAGCGACTTGTTTACTCCACTGCCTATCAAAGCACTGCACGGTATTCGTATAAAGCAGATTGCCTGTGGGGATAGTCACTGTTTGGCTGTTACTATGGACGGAGAGGTGCAGAG CTGGGGACGCAACCAGAATGGTCAACTTGGTCTGGGTGACACAGAAGATTCTCTAGTGCCTCAGAAGATTCGAGTCTTTGAG GGATTACGAATCAAAATGGTAGCAGCTGGTGCAGAACACACTGCTGCGGTGACAGAAGATGGTGATCTTTATGGATGGGGATGGGGACGATATGGAAATTTGGGTTTAGGTGACCGCAATGACCGCTTGGTTCCTGAAAGAGTTACCTCTGCTAGT GGTGAGAAGATGTCTATGGTTGCTTGTGGATGGCGGCACACAATAGCAGTTTCTTATTCTGGAGCATTGTATACTTATGGATGGAGCAAATATGGACAGTTAGGACATGGGGACTTGGAAGATCACCTTGTTCCTCACAAACTGGAAGCGCTGAGCAACAGCGTTATCTCCCAG aTTTCGGGAGGTTGGAGACATACAATGGCATTGACTTCTGATGGGAAACTATATGGATGGGGTTGGAATAAG TTTGGGCAAGTAGGAGTGGGCGATAACCTAGATCAGTGTTCTCCTTTGCAAGTTTGGTTTCCCGACGATCAG AAAGTAGTTCAAGTCTCATGTGGATGGAGACATACATTGGCTGTGACTGAAAAAAATAATGTGTTTGCTTGGGGGAGAGGTACAAATGGACAGCTCGGCATTGGAGAGTCCATTGACAG GAACTATCCTCAGATTATAGAAGCATTGAGCGTTGATGGAGAAAGTGGACAACATATAGAGTCTTCTAATTTTGATCCATCTTCAG GGAAAAGCTGGGTGTCACCGGCAGAGAGATATGCAGTTGTTCCTGATGAAAAAACT GGACAAACGGATGGTTCAAGCAAAGGCAATGGAAGTGATATGAGTGTCCCCACAAACTGA
- the LOC106348096 gene encoding ultraviolet-B receptor UVR8 isoform X1 — protein sequence MAEEEMVAGDVTGPPRKVLIISAGASHSVALLTGDIVCSWGRGEDGQLGHGDAEDRPSPTQLSALDDHQIVSVTCGADHTVAYSESRKEVYSWGWGDFGRLGHGNSSDLFTPLPIKALHGIRIKQIACGDSHCLAVTMDGEVQSWGRNQNGQLGLGDTEDSLVPQKIRVFEGLRIKMVAAGAEHTAAVTEDGDLYGWGWGRYGNLGLGDRNDRLVPERVTSASGEKMSMVACGWRHTIAVSYSGALYTYGWSKYGQLGHGDLEDHLVPHKLEALSNSVISQISGGWRHTMALTSDGKLYGWGWNKFGQVGVGDNLDQCSPLQVWFPDDQKVVQVSCGWRHTLAVTEKNNVFAWGRGTNGQLGIGESIDRNYPQIIEALSVDGESGQHIESSNFDPSSGKSWVSPAERYAVVPDEKTTSVNVIDSTFGFRNNDEEYMC from the exons ATGGCGGAGGAGGAGATGGTGGCTGGTGATGTTACAGGTCCGCCTCGTAAGGTTCTCATCATATCTGCTGGGGCTAGCCACTCCGTAGCTCTTCTCA CTGGGGACATTGTTTGCTCATGGGGCAGAGGAGAGGATGGACAGTTAGGTCATGGAGATGCAGAGGATAGACCTTCTCCAACTCAACTAAGCGCCTTGGATGACCACCAAATCGTTTCAGTTACCTGTGGTGCTGACCACACGGTTGCTTATTCTGAATCACGCAAGGAGGTCTACAGTTGGGGATG GGGTGACTTTGGGAGATTAGGACATGGGAACTCTAGCGACTTGTTTACTCCACTGCCTATCAAAGCACTGCACGGTATTCGTATAAAGCAGATTGCCTGTGGGGATAGTCACTGTTTGGCTGTTACTATGGACGGAGAGGTGCAGAG CTGGGGACGCAACCAGAATGGTCAACTTGGTCTGGGTGACACAGAAGATTCTCTAGTGCCTCAGAAGATTCGAGTCTTTGAG GGATTACGAATCAAAATGGTAGCAGCTGGTGCAGAACACACTGCTGCGGTGACAGAAGATGGTGATCTTTATGGATGGGGATGGGGACGATATGGAAATTTGGGTTTAGGTGACCGCAATGACCGCTTGGTTCCTGAAAGAGTTACCTCTGCTAGT GGTGAGAAGATGTCTATGGTTGCTTGTGGATGGCGGCACACAATAGCAGTTTCTTATTCTGGAGCATTGTATACTTATGGATGGAGCAAATATGGACAGTTAGGACATGGGGACTTGGAAGATCACCTTGTTCCTCACAAACTGGAAGCGCTGAGCAACAGCGTTATCTCCCAG aTTTCGGGAGGTTGGAGACATACAATGGCATTGACTTCTGATGGGAAACTATATGGATGGGGTTGGAATAAG TTTGGGCAAGTAGGAGTGGGCGATAACCTAGATCAGTGTTCTCCTTTGCAAGTTTGGTTTCCCGACGATCAG AAAGTAGTTCAAGTCTCATGTGGATGGAGACATACATTGGCTGTGACTGAAAAAAATAATGTGTTTGCTTGGGGGAGAGGTACAAATGGACAGCTCGGCATTGGAGAGTCCATTGACAG GAACTATCCTCAGATTATAGAAGCATTGAGCGTTGATGGAGAAAGTGGACAACATATAGAGTCTTCTAATTTTGATCCATCTTCAG GGAAAAGCTGGGTGTCACCGGCAGAGAGATATGCAGTTGTTCCTGATGAAAAAACT ACATCAGTGAACGTCATTGATAGTACATTTGGTTTCAGGAACAATGATGAAGAATATATGTGTTGA
- the LOC106348111 gene encoding amino acid permease 4, which translates to MQQQYCSHHRSPLHFFLCPLLILKAQKQEMDVPRPAFKCFDDDGRPKRSGTVWTASAHILTAVIGSGVLSLAWAIGQLGWIAGPAVMFLFSFVTYYSTTLLSDCYRTGDPVSGKRNYTYMDAVQSILGGFRFKICGLMQFLNLFGTTIGYTIASSISMMAIKRSNCFHESGGKNLCHMSSNPYMIMFGVIEILLSTIKDFHQIWWLSTVAAIMSFTYSSIGLALGIIQVAANGVFKGSLTGISIGAVTQTQKIWRTFQALGDIAFAYSYSVVLIEIQDTVRSPPAESKTMKNATRISIAVTTTFYMLCGCMGYAAFGDAAPGNLLTGFGFYNPFWLLDVANAAIVVHLVGAYQVFAQPIFAFVEKQAAARFPNSDLVSKEFEIRFPGVRSPYKVNVFRTVFRSCFVVLTTVISMLMPFFNDVVGILGALAFWPLTVYFPVEMYIKQRKVERWSMKWVCLQMLSCGCLVVTVVAGVGSVVGVMLDLKVYKPFKTTY; encoded by the exons ATGCAGCAGCAATATTGCTCTCACCACCGATCTCCTTTGCATTTCTTTCTTTGTCCATTGCTTATTCTCAAGGCTCAAAAACAAGAG ATGGATGTTCCTCGACCAGCTTTCAAATGTTTCGATGACGATGGTCGACCTAAGAGATCAG GGACGGTTTGGACCGCAAGTGCGCATATTTTAACCGCTGTAATTGGATCTGGTGTTCTCTCGCTGGCATGGGCCATAGGTCAACTTGGTTGGATCGCTGGTCCTGCAGTGATGTTCTTGTTCTCTTTTGTCACTTACTACTCTACCACTCTTCTCAGTGACTGCTACAGAACCGGAGATCCTGTTTCCGGAAAGAGAAACTATACTTACATGGATGCTGTCCAATCAATTCTCG GTGGGTTTCGGTTCAAGATTTGTGGTTTGATGCAGTTCTTGAATCTTTTCGGTACCACGATCGGGTACACTATCGCATCATCTATAAGCATGAT GGCTATCAAGAGATCCAACTGTTTCCACGAGAGCGGAGGGAAGAACCTATGTCACATGTCAAGCAATCCGTACATGATCATGTTTGGTGTGATTGAGATCTTGCTCTCTACGATCAAAGACTTTCACCAGATTTGGTGGCTCTCCACAGTTGCAGCCATCATGTCATTCACATACTCTTCAATCGGTTTAGCTCTCGGTATCATTCAGGTTGCAG CAAATGGAGTCTTCAAGGGAAGTCTCACTGGAATAAGCATCGGAGCAGTGACTCAGACACAGAAGATATGGAGAACGTTCCAAGCACTTGGAGACATTGCCTTTGCTTATTCATATTCTGTTGTCCTTATCGAGATTCAAGACACGGTAAGATCTCCACCAGCTGAATCAAAAACGATGAAGAACGCCACAAGAATAAGCATTGCCGTTACGACGACGTTTTACATGCTATGTGGTTGCATGGGCTATGCTGCTTTCGGAGATGCTGCACCAGGAAACCTCTTAACCGGGTTCGGTTTCTACAATCCGTTTTGGCTCCTCGACGTGGCTAACGCCGCCATTGTTGTCCACCTTGTTGGAGCTTACCAAGTCTTTGCTCAGCCTATTTTCGCGTTTGTCGAAAAACAAGCAGCTGCTAGGTTTCCTAATAGTGACTTGGTCTCCAAGGAATTCGAAATCAGGTTCCCTGGAGTTAGGTCACCGTACAAAGTCAACGTTTTCAGAACAGTTTTCCGGTCTTGTTTTGTGGTTTTGACCACTGTGATATCTATGCTTATGCCGTTTTTCAACGACGTCGTGGGGATATTGGGAGCGTTAGCGTTTTGGCCTTTGACGGTTTATTTTCCCGTGGAGATGTATATAAAACAGAGGAAAGTTGAGAGGTGGAGTATGAAGTGGGTTTGTCTACAGATGTTGAGCTGTGGTTGTTTAGTGGTCACAGTGGTGGCCGGAGTTGGCTCAGTCGTCGGAGTAATGCTTGACCTTAAGGTTTACAAGCCGTTCAAAACTACTTATTAA
- the LOC106348121 gene encoding probable glucan 1,3-alpha-glucosidase, translated as MRSLLFILSLICFYSQTSFSWKKEEFRSCDQTPFCKRARSRSPGACSLIASDVSIADGDLLAKLLPKIANQSDEDQIKPLVLSLSVYTDGIVRLRIDEDHTLNPPKKRFRVPDVVVSEFDEKKIWLQKVATETIAGDATPSSVVYVSDGYEAVVRHEPFEVFVREKSGDRRRVVSLNSHGLFDFEQLRKKAEGDNWEEKFRTHTDSRPYGSQSISFDVSFYDSSFVYGIPEHATSFALKPTKGPGVEESEPYRLFNLDVFEYDHESPFGLYGSIPFMVSHGKSGKTSGFFWLNAAEMQIDVLANGWDAESGIALPSSESRIDTLWMSEAGIVDTFFFVGPGPKDVVKQYASVTGTSAMPQLFATGYHQCRWNYKDEEDVAQVDSKFDEHDIPYDVLWLDIEHTDGKRYFTWDSALFPNPEEMQKKLAAKGRRMVTIVDPHIKRDDSYFLHKEATQMGYYVKDSSGKDFDGWCWPGSSSYIDMLSPEIREWWGGRFSYKNYVGSTPSLYIWNDMNEPSVFNGPEVTMPRDALHVGGVEHREVHNAYGYYFHMATSDGLVMREEGKDRPFVLSRAIFPGTQRYGAIWTGDNTAEWEHLRVSIPMLLTLGLTGITFSGADVGGFFGNPEPELLVRWYQVGAYYPFFRGHAHHDTKRREPWLFGERNTELMRDAIHTRYTLLPYFYTLFREANVTGVPVVRPLWMEFPQDEATFSNDEAFMVGNALLVQGVYTKGTTHAAVYLPGKASWYDLRDGKTYVGGKTYKMDAPEESIPAFQRAGTIIPRKDRFRRSSSQMDNDPYTLVVALNSTQEADGELYIDDGKSFEFKRGSYIHRRFLFSNGVLTSTNLAPSQARLSSQCSIDRIILLGHTSGPKSALVEPLNQKAEIEMGPLRMGGLVASSGTKVLTIRKPGVRVDQDWTVKVL; from the exons ATGAGATCTCTTCTCTTTATACtatcactcatttgcttctacTCCCAGACATCATTTTCATGGAAGAAGGAGGAGTTTCGCAGCTGCGACCAGACTCCATTCTGCAAACGCGCTCGATCCCGTTCTCCCGGCGCGTGTTCTCTCATCGCAAGCGATGTTTCCATCGCCGACGGAGATCTATTAGCGAAGCTCCTTCCGAAAATCGCTAACCAAAGCGACGAGGATCAGATCAAGCCGTTGGTACTCTCTCTCTCCGTTTACACCGACGGGATCGTGCGGCTCAGGATCGATGAGGATCATACGCTGAATCCGCCGAAGAAGAGATTCAGAGTTCCAGACGTTGTAGTCTCCGAGTTCGATGAGAAGAAGATCTGGCTTCAGAAAGTAGCCACGGAGACGATCGCCGGAGACGCTACTCCGTCTTCAGTAGTCTACGTATCCGATGGATACGAGGCGGTGGTGCGTCACGAGCCGTTTGAGGTCTTTGTCCGCGAGAAATCAGGCGATCGCCGTCGTGTAGTGTCGTTGAACTCTCATGGCTTATTTGATTTTGAGCAGCTGAGGAAGAAAGCTGAGGGAGATAACTGGGAAGAGAAGTTTAGGACTCATACAGATTCGAGACCGTATGGTTCTCAGTCTATTAGCTTTGACGTTTCGTTTTATGATTCAAGTTTCGTTTATGGGATACCTGAACACGCCACTAGCTTCGCCTTGAAGCCTACCAAGGGTCCTGGAGTCGAGGAGTCTGAGCCTTACAGGCTATTTAATCTTGATGTCTTTGAATACGATCACGAATCACCGTTTGGGCTTTACGGATCGATCCCATTCATGGTTTCACATGGAAAATCTGGTAAAACTTCGGGATTTTTCTGGTTGAATGCTGCGGAGATGCAGATTGATGTTTTGGCTAATGGATGGGATGCAGAGAGTGGTATTGCATTGCCTTCTAGTGAGAGTAGGATTGATACGTTGTGGATGAGCGAGGCGGGGATTGTGGATACATTCTTTTTCGTAGGGCCTGGGCCTAAGGATGTTGTGAAGCAGTATGCTAGTGTGACTGGTACTTCAGCGATGCCTCAGTTGTTTGCTACTGGTTATCACCAGTGTAGGTGGAACTACAAGGATGAGGAGGATGTGGCTCAGGTGGACTCGAAATTCGACGAGCATGATATTCCTTATGATGTTCTCTGGCTTGACATCGAGCATACGGATGGGAAGAGATACTTTACGTGGGACAGTGCGTTGTTTCCGAATCCAGAGGAGATGCAAAAGAAACTGGCTGCAAAGGGTAGGCGGATGGTCACCATTGTGGATCCTCATATCAAGAGGGATGACTCGTACTTTTTGCATAAGGAGGCTACTCAGATGGGATACTATGTTAAGGATTCATCTGGAAAAGACTTTGATGGTTGGTGCTGGCCTGGTTCATCATCTTACATTGATATGTTGAGTCCAGAGATTAGAGAATGGTGGGGTGGAAGGTTCTCGTATAAGAACTATGTTGGTTCAACTCCGTCGTTGTACATATGGAATGACATGAATGAGCCTTCCGTATTTAATGGTCCAGAG GTTACTATGCCAAGGGATGCATTACATGTTGGTGGTGTTGAACACAGGGAAGTTCATAACGCTTATGGATATTACTTTCACATGGCAACTTCCGATGGACTTGTTATGCGTGAAGAAGGAAAAGATAGGCCATTTGTATTGTCAAGAGCAATCTTTCCTGGTACTCAAAGATACGGAGCAATATGGACTGGAGATAACACAGCCGAATGGGAACACCTTAGAGTCTCTATTCCAATGTTATTGACACTTGGTCTAACTGGAATCACATTCTCAG gAGCTGATGTTGGTGGGTTCTTTGGAAATCCTGAGCCAGAACTACTGGTTAGGTGGTACCAAGTCGGTGCTTACTATCCATTTTTCAGGGGTCATGCTCATCATGACACCAAAAGACGAGAGCCTTGGTTGTTTGG TGAACGGAATACAGAACTCATGAGAGATGCCATACACACTCGATACACGCTGCTCCCATACTTTTACACATTATTTAGAGAAGCAAATGTTACGGGTGTGCCTGTTGTACGTCCGTTATGGATGGAATTCCCACAAGATGAAGCTACTTTTAGCAACGATGAAGCCTTCATGGTCGGTAATGCTCTTTTAGTGCAAGGAGTTTACACTAAG gGAACAACACACGCTGCCGTGTATTTGCCTGGCAAAGCATCATGGTATGACCTGAGAGACGGAAAGACATACGTTGGAGGCAAGACTTACAAGATGGATGCTCCGGAAGAAAGCATTCCAGCGTTTCAAAGGGCTGGAACTATTATCCCGAGGAAAGACCGGTTCAGGCGAAGTTCTTCTCAAATGGACAATGATCCTTATACTTTG GTGGTAGCTTTGAACAGTACACAAGAAGCAGATGGTGAACTCTACATCGACGATGGAAAAAGCTTCGAATTCAAACGAGGCTCTTACATCCACCGCCGCTTCCTTTTCTCCAATGGTGTTCTTACATCAACGAACTTAGCTCCTTCTCAAGCTAGACTCTCTTCCCAATGTTCGATCGACAGGATTATACTCTTAGGACACACCTCAGGTCCGAAGTCTGCACTGGTCGAACCTTTGAATCAGAAGGCCGAGATTGAGATGGGACCATTGCGAATGGGTGGGCTAGTAGCTTCCTCTGGTACAAAGGTCTTGACTATCCGCAAACCAGGTGTCCGAGTGGACCAAGATTGGACCGTAAAGGTTCTGTGA
- the LOC106348140 gene encoding zinc finger HIT domain-containing protein 2, translating into MIPEKTIITSETSKSSPLNPSSTRIICHVCNKQFAQYTCPRCNFRYCSLPCYKSHSVQCTESFMRENVVDELRQVRSDDQTKTKMLEILKRFHEEEEEDDDDIMTDDGEGSSSTLPEETIQKILAGDEISFDDLSLEERKGFQRALASGELSKMIEPWDPWWLSSSAQRISLGAQGKQLVQCVEDEDDKEGTFVSDIPRGPDAPLISPSKLSSTKPSPLLPLHLVDVLYSYCFTLRIYNGEWQSDSLGAATMVLSVSSVLGQNAQPGTMKEVLSFCLEQTCSSAYKSLGGGLKFGLNLVDDVIHLLSLGNAALVCLLCDLQRLIRCAIQEVKSSGRDLKKKLKLADRKVYFMMCWVNDQIPEVWQALESSVRAEKNSIVELNDYKGFRDLKEKAHTQKGGVVIEEIE; encoded by the coding sequence ATGATACCGGAGAAGACGATCATTACATCGGAGACTTCAAAGTCGTCTCCTTTAAACCCTTCTTCAACGCGGATTATCTGCCATGTTTGTAACAAGCAGTTCGCACAGTACACGTGTCCTCGCTGCAACTTCCGCTACTGCTCTCTTCCCTGTTACAAATCCCACAGTGTTCAATGCACTGAATCATTCATGAGGGAGAACGTGGTCGACGAGCTGCGGCAAGTTCGCTCCGATGATCAGACGAAGACGAAGATGCTCGAGATTTTGAAACGGTttcacgaagaagaagaagaagacgatgacgATATCATGACGGATGATGGTGAAGGTTCGAGTTCGACGCTACCGGAGGAAACTATTCAGAAGATTCTTGCCGGAGATGAGATCAGTTTCGATGATCTGAGCTTAGAAGAGAGGAAAGGGTTCCAAAGAGCGTTAGCTTCTGGAGAGCTTAGTAAAATGATTGAGCCTTGGGATCCTTGGTGGTTAAGCTCTTCAGCTCAAAGGATCTCTCTTGGGGCTCAAGGTAAACAATTGGTACAATGcgttgaagatgaagatgataaaGAAGGAACCTTTGTGAGTGACATACCTCGAGGGCCTGATGCACCTCTGATCTCACCAAGCAAGCTTAGCTCCACGAAGCCATCTCCGCTCTTACCACTCCACTTGGTTGACGTTTTATACAGTTACTGTTTTACTCTTCGTATCTATAACGGAGAATGGCAATCTGATTCGTTAGGGGCAGCGACAATGGTGCTGAGTGTTTCATCAGTGCTGGGTCAGAATGCACAACCTGGGACTATGAAGGAAGTGTTGTCGTTTTGCTTGGAACAGACATGTTCGTCAGCTTATAAAAGCCTTGGCGGTGGTCTGAAATTCGGGTTGAATCTGGTTGATGATGTGATTCACTTGCTTTCTCTTGGCAATGCAGCTCTGGTGTGCTTGCTCTGTGATCTCCAAAGGTTGATTCGTTGTGCAATACAGGAAGTGAAATCATCAGGGCGTGATCTGAAGAAGAAACTAAAGCTTGCTGATAGGAAAGTGTACTTCATGATGTGTTGGGTCAATGACCAGATTCCGGAAGTGTGGCAAGCGTTGGAATCATCGGTAAGGGCAGAGAAGAACTCGATTGTTGAGCTTAACGATTACAAAGGGTTCCGAGACCTGAAGGAGAAAGCTCATACCCAAAAAGGCGGCGTGGTGATTGAAGAGATAGAATGA
- the LOC106348130 gene encoding beta-galactosidase 10: MKRATKSIASPAILVLAIVFLFSLKAIAVGNVTYDHRSLSIGGRRQLIISAAIHYPRSVPAMWPSLVKTAKEGGCNAIESYVFWNGHEPSPGKYYFGGRYDIVKFIKTVQQAGMHMILRIGPFVAAEWNFGGVPVWLHYVPETVFRQDNEPWKHYMESFTTYIVNLLKKEKLFAPQGGPIILSQVENEYGYYERDYGEGGKRYAQWSASMAVSQNIGVPWMMCQQWDAPATVISTCNGFYCDEFTPNTADKPKIWTENWPGWFKTFGGRDPHRPAEDVAYSVARFFQKGGSVHNYYMYHGGTNFGRTSGGPFITTSYDYEAPIDEYGLPRLPKWGHLTNLHKAIMLSENMLIGGEHRNFSLGPSLEADVYTSSSGSCAAFLSNSDDKNDKTAVFQNMTYHLPAWSVSILPDCKNEVFNTAKVTAKSSKVEMLPEDLKSSSGLKWQVFSEKAGIWGEADFVKNELVDHINTTKDTTDYLWYTTSITISANEGFLKKQTLPVLFIESKGHTLHVFINKDYLGTATGNGTHVPFKLKKSVPLKAGENNIDLLSMTVGLSNAGSFYEWVPAGLTSVSIKGLNNGTLNLTNTKWTYKLGVQGEHLSLFKPGNSEAVKWTVTTKPPKKQPLTWYKVIIDPPSGSEPVGLDMLSMGKGMAWLNGEEIGRYWPRIARKNAPNDECVKECDYRGKFMPDKCNTGCGEPSQRWYHVPRSWFKSSGNELVIFEEKGGYPMKIKLSRRKVSEV, encoded by the exons atgaagcGAGCTACTAAAAGCATTGCTTCACCTGCGATTCTGGTGTTGGCGATTGTGTTTCTCTTCTCGTTGAAAGCTATTGCAGTGGGGAATGTAACTTATGACCACCGTTCTCTCTCAATCGGCGGTCGCCGCCAGCTCATTATCTCCGCCGCCATTCATTATCCGAGAAGTGTTCCAGCT ATGTGGCCATCACTTGTAAAAACGGCAAAAGAAGGAGGCTGCAATGCAATCGAGTCTTATGTGTTTTGGAATGGCCATGAGCCTTCTCCTGGGAAG TATTATTTTGGTGGACGGTATGATATAGTGAAGTTCATCAAGACTGTTCAGCAAGCTGGAATGCATATGATTCTGCGTATTGGCCCTTTTGTTGCTGCTGAGTGGAACTTCGG GGGAGTTCCGGTTTGGCTGCATTATGTGCCAGAAACAGTCTTCAGGCAAGATAACGAGCCATGGAAG CATTATATGGAGAGTTTCACAACGTATATAGTAAACCTACTGAAGAAAGAGAAGCTTTTCGCACCACAGGGCGGTCCAATAATCTTGTCTCAG GTGGAAAACGAGTATGGGTATTATGAGCGTGATTATGGGGAAGGAGGGAAGCGGTATGCTCAATGGTCTGCTTCTATGGCTGTTTCACAGAACATTGGTGTTCCATGGATGATGTGCCAGCAATGGGATGCTCCTGCCACTGTG ATTAGTACCTGCAATGGCTTTTACTGTGACGAGTTCACACCTAACACAGCGGATAAACCCAAAATATGGACTGAAAACTGGCCTGGATG GTTCAAAACTTTTGGAGGCAGAGACCCACATAGACCAGCAGAGGACGTTGCTTACTCTGTTGCTCGTTTTTTCCAGAAAGGTGGAAGTGTTCACAACTACTACATg tATCATGGAGGAACAAACTTTGGACGTACTTCAGGAGGACCATTCATCACAACAAGCTATGACTATGAAGCTCCCATCGATGAGTATG GATTGCCAAGATTACCAAAATGGGGACACCTTACGAATCTCCATAAAGCCATAATGCTCTCTGAAAACATGCTGATCGGTGGCGAGCATCGAAACTTTTCGTTAGGCCCTTCACTCGAG GCTGATGTGTACACAAGTTCTTCAGGAAGCTGCGCTGCGTTTCTGTCAAACTCTGATGATAAAAACGATAAGACGGCTGTGTTTCAAAACATGACATATCACTTACCTGCTTGGTCAGTTAGCATTCTACCTGACTGCAAAAACGAGGTTTTCAACACTGCAAAg GTAACTGCGAAGTCCTCCAAGGTAGAAATGTTACCTGAAGATTTGAAGTCTTCATCAGGTCTTAAATGGCAAGTGTTCTCAGAGAAGGCAGGTATCTGGGGAGAAGCAGACTTTGTGAAAAATGAACTTGTTGATCATATCAACACCACAAAGGACACAACTGACTATCTTTGGTACACAACAAG TATAACAATCAGTGCTAATGAAGGGTTTCTCAAGAAGCAAACTCTCCCGGTTCTCTTTATTGAATCAAAGGGGCATACTCTTCATGTTTTCATTAACAAAGATTACTTAG GAACTGCGACAGGGAATGGAACCCATGTGCCTTTCAAACTCAAGAAATCAGTTCCTCTCAAAGCGGGAGAAAACAATATTGATCTGCTTAGCATGACTGTTGGTCTTTCG AATGCAGGCTCCTTCTATGAATGGGTTCCAGCCGGACTTACAAGCGTCTCAATCAAAGGACTTAACAATGGCACATTGAACTTGACAAATACCAAATGGACCTACAAG CTGGGCGTGCAAGGAGAGCATCTAAGTCTATTCAAGCCAGGTAACTCTGAGGCTGTCAAATGGACTGTGACTACTAAACCTCCCAAGAAACAACCTTTGACTTGGTATAAG GTTATCATAGACCCACCTTCTGGAAGTGAACCGGTTGGGCTTGATATGCTCAGTATGGGGAAAGGAATGGCTTGGCTGAACGGTGAAGAGATTGGAAGATACTGGCCCAGGATTGCTAGAAAGAACGCTCCAAATGATGAATGCGTTAAAGAATGTGACTACAGGGGCAAATTTATGCCAGATAAATGCAACACTGGATGTGGAGAGCCATCTCAAAGATG GTATCATGTTCCACGATCATGGTTTAAGTCTTCCGGGAATGAGCTTGTGATCTTCGAGGAGAAAGGTGGCTACCCCATGAAGATAAAGCTGTCTAGACGGAAAGTCTCAGAGGTTTGA